GGAGGACACAATAGAGACCAAAGACAAGAAATGAGCTCTTAGGTGCTAGATTAACTATTAAGTATAAGAACGAACCTCATCTTGATTGGACATGAGCCTTCCGTATCTTACaattcccagccgccaattTAATTAAGAAGTTAAATGCGCGATTAGGCAACACTGGACAAAGCTGGGTTCTATCAGCAGAAGTCTTTAACTCTGCAGTGGACCTAGCAACCTGTAACAAGATGGGATTGTATAGAATATTTCTCTCAAAATCTCTTCAACTTATGCAAGGAGTCAAAATCTGAGACGCCAGGTCCCTATGTACAACGTTCTACAATCTTTTGGTATCTCTAGCCTATTTGTCGCCATTGCTTCTCTGCAGCCCGCACATGGCTAGGAAGCATATTACACTGGGGAGCGGTTCCACCAAGTAAGCATGATTTACCCGAGATAGCAGgggtattatattaaggGTTAAAAGAGACGACTACGATTCACGGGCTCGCCTTTCAAGGGTCTATTAAGTGGACAGCTTCTGTGCTTTTCCTGACAATTGGCGTGATAGAGGCCACGCGTTTAGTTACACCAACTGCAAGCCCACGATACTCGTGAATCATGAACATAAACATTTATTACGGCTGCACGCAAACATGACCCATTTCAGGCGAATTTTGCCTAGTTCTATCTTGCCTATGAGTATATGGCGCATGCCATCATGCTGGCATGGAGTCAAACACGGTTATTCTTCACTTTTGCCTCCTGACATTCGAGTTATCTGATCAACATATAAGTGGGATTAGTGGTGTATAAATATGCACCATGCTACAACTTCGGAACCTCATCGCAAGCCTCACGATAGGTTAATTCACCTTCAGGGGTGTAACTACCCAGTTGAACGTTCGCATTCCGCTTACCAAGGAGTTCGACAATTTTGCGACAGAGACATTGGATAATTGGAAAGTCCCTGGTTTATCCATTGCTGTTGATTGATGGCAACGAAGCCTTCGCAAAGGTATGCGCTTGACTCCCCTACGCTCTGCATCATCGACTTAATTGCATGAGTAAGGGCGATACTAATGCGATATAGGGATACGGCTTTGCGGCATTGCCTGATAAGCCAGTCAAACCGGAAACGCTTTGGTACACCGCTTCGACTACAAAGGCACAGACGTCTCCTACTCTAGCCCACCTGATCGACTCTGGAAAGTACCCGGCTCTCGCCAACGGTTGGTCGACGACAATCTCCACAATCATTCATGACGATTTCGTGCTTCAGGGCTTGTAGGCAACGGAGCATATCACCCTGGACGATGCTATAAGCCATCGCACGGGGATGGCAGCTCACGATAAAACCTACGAGGGGCTAGtgaaaggaaagaaagcCAAGTCTAAAGATATTGTCCACAACTTAAGGAATCTACCTTTAACCACCGAACCATGGGTCAAGTACTCTTATACGAATTTGATGTATACCACAATCTCACATGTTATTAAGATTATCACAGGAAAATGGCTTAGAGACGTGCTGAAAGAGCTGATCTGGGTGCCGCTGGATATGGACTCAACCCTTTTCGATCTCCAAGACGCAAGCCATGCCCCTAATCAACTTGCTTCGGGTTACTATTGGGACATAAAGGAAGGAAAATACGGTGAGGTTCCTTTCATAAACGTTACTCAGCTCAGCGGCGCCGGGGCAATTTTCTCAAATGTCCTCGACTTCGCTAAGTGGGTAAAATGCCTACTTCACGAGGCAGCTCCATTCTTCAAAGAGGTACACAGAGATATAAAGTCTTCAAGAATGATTGAACCCACGCAGCTGGATGAACCCAGCGACATGGTGACATATGGACTCGGCTGGCACCACAGCCTCTTTAAGGGGCATGTTATATATACTCACAGCGGAGGGGTGCACATCTATGGAGCCCAAGTCTATTGGTTACCTAGTATCAGGTATGGCGTCGTTGCGTTCGCGAACACGGTCCTTACCTCAAATGCCGTGGAGGAAATCCTGACATGGAACTTGATCCAGGACCGACTTAAAATCCCAGAAAACGAGCGTTCTGATGTCAAGTCTAAGTCCGACACGCCTTCCACTGTCCTACGAAATGTTTACTAATTAAGAGAGATGTAaaaagatgatgaaggaatTAGACCCTCCTGCAgatgaggctgttgatattCTCTACCCTGAGCGTCCTCAGCCGCCGTTGCCGCCTACTCTGAACATTACGGAGTTGGAGGGCATATCCTACCAGGGTATGGACGGATTACGTTACGGGAAGAACCTCACCCTGGTGGATCAGGTGAGAAAGTTTTTGTCGCAGACCGCCACGACATGACGTGGAAGCACCAGATGAGGCTGCATCACGTTTCCGGTGACTATTGGATTATCTACCTGCCTGTTTTGGAGAATCCAGGGTATATAGTCGAGTTCGTGGCTGGGGAGTTCAAGATCGGGAGTAATGGAATGGTGGCTGGACTGCAGGGGGGAACGAATAGGCAATTATTGGCTGTTATTAGCTGTAACGTGGCATGTTGACCCGCATACTTTGTTAGTATCATATTGTCCTCCGGCAGACTGGCCGGCTCCGCGGAGATCCCTTAATCATGGGTAGATGGTATACTACCAATTTgaccttgaagaaggaaacaTCGTACTGTATTACAAGTATCAACCATAGTCGAGACTTGTTTCTCTccttatatattatataccCATTTGTTGTTTTATAACTTGTAACAGAAAGTGTAGATGAAGTGGCAAAAGAAAATATTTTCTCGACCGATATTGCCTAACTATTTTTAAACTAGTACTGCCTAAAATGCAAAGCTGCAGTAATGAAAAACTAGTTATGCACTTTGCAAGCCATATTTCTTATTACCTTTGTTGAGCTGAGGTGATGATCTGCAAGTTTGCAAGGGCAGCTCAATAACTGTCGTCTGTTCGAACGAGTCTTGAATGTTACTCATGGACCGATTCATTCTTGTTGACATGAGAGTGCGGCAGGGGATCTCTTTCTGTCGTTGTAGTCTGATGGTTGTTGAAAATGTACATGTCTGCGGTTGACAATTCTTCCAAGTTGGGCTTTGATTGCAACAGCGTGTTCGCAATCACAGAAATACACGATCCCAAGGAATCATTAGTGCGAGCGCAGATTGTCGTCAACAAGTACTTGCATGCAAGATGCAGAGGCTTAGCAAGGTGATGTTAGGGGCCCAACAAAAGAAAGGTCGCCCAGCAATGGAATGTTCGAGTTTACTCACTCCACGACAGCCGCAGCTGACGCCACTGGAGAACCTACCAGCCAGTTGGTGGAGGTGTGGGGTAAATGTGGCGAGCCTGGGACTGGTTTAGCCTAGAGAGTGGGCAGCATCGATGTAGGTTAAATACAACTGATTACTTGTTATGACACGATTCTCCGTGTGCAGACGGCATTGCTCTAGTCCAAACACATTCAAAACAAGCTTGTGGAGAAACCCGACGCATAAAGATTGGACCCCTTAGTTGTGTGGAACCCTAGCAACAACCAGAAAGCGGGAATTTCGCTCTTTAGTTGTACAGTACGGAACCATTTTATACATTTGCGACCCTTGTAACTTGTATTTTGTTTCTAGATGGGCTTGGCCCATCCCTCGTAACGGAGCCTGTCACAGGAGTAATCTGATTGGTTATTTCTGAGTTACGCCGAGATTACGAAGATTGGTGTCCATCTGTCTCATACCTTATGCACAGTCATCGCGGCTTGTTAGACGGGACGTTAGCGAGACAAAATTTGACATCCCGTTGCCGTTTCTGCAGGTATGGTGTGCATTCTCGGTTCTCGGTTTGTTGGGACTCCCCGACTGTCATAAAGTCAAATAAGACATCGGTTTCTTAGAGTGCAGATCTCGTTAAAGCTAGTCTTAACCCCGGTCGTCTAAGATTGCGATATATCGGCCACGAACATAATATTAAAATGATGGTGTATTGGGAGGAGTCAAGGCCTTTGGATGTCTCCCCAAGGGCTTAAGGAACGGGATTTGAGGCATGTCGAATTTACACACCCTCCCTTGTGCATATTTCTTGGAGGCTTGGGACATGGAGGATACTAGTAGTCTACCATCGCCATGCAGGTGGCTTTACAAGTTTGGGAGAAGAGGGATACACTCGCACAAAGGCAGAACAAGAAAAATAGGATATTTAGTACCTCCTGCCCCGCCTGCCATCCTTTTTCAGTCGACTTTCCGCCTCCTCATACACAATGAACATGATCCAATCATTATCAACAGAGCCCGCGAAACCCAAGCGAAACAGTAAGTTGCCTCGTCTCTATCTTTCATTTAATGCTTTGGATCTCcgatatattttatttaacAGAAGTAAAGGGAAGGAAAGCAGGGCAAGCTATTGTGATCATACTAATATAGCGTTGTTTAGAAACCAGAAGGGTTTCTACCCTTACTCCTGAACAGCTCGCCCGCAAGAGAGCCAACGATCGAGAGGCCCAGAGGGCGATACGCGTCCGCACCAAAGAGTATATAGAGCGGCTAGAGCGCGAGCTAGCGGAGCTCAAGAGCAACCAAAGTCGTGATCAGACCATCCAGGATTTATTACGCCGAAATACGGCTATAGAGAGAGAGCTGATCCGAATCAAGGAGATTATGGGCGCGCCAGCGGCCTCGTTATCTTGCCATGAATCAGATCCAACTGCACGACAACTTTTATTTCCCGACAAGTTgtcaacaacagcaccacaaccaacaacaacaacaacagttCCAATGGCAACGTCAGCACTGGTAGCGCTGCCATTTTCTAGCACTCACAGAGCACCATTTTCGGGGGGACTACAACAGCCACCACGACTATAACCAACAATATATCCCCTTGTCTAACAACTGCGAATCCTTGGCGAGCACCATCTCCTGCGCCATCCCCTCCAACATCTCgacctcctcaacaccaggCGACTATAGTGTTAGAAATATCCAGACCAGCATGACCACCT
The window above is part of the Fusarium oxysporum f. sp. lycopersici 4287 chromosome 8, whole genome shotgun sequence genome. Proteins encoded here:
- a CDS encoding hypothetical protein (At least one base has a quality score < 10), whose protein sequence is MNMIQSLSTEPAKPKRNKTRRVSTLTPEQLARKRANDREAQRAIRVRTKEYIERLERELAELKSNQSRDQTIQDLLRRNTAIERELIRIKEIMGAPAASLSCHESDPTARQLLFPDKLSTTAPQPTTTTTVPMATSALVALPFSSTHRAPFSGGLQQPPRL
- a CDS encoding beta-lactamase produces the protein MAAHDKTYEGLVKGKKAKSKDIVHNLRNLPLTTEPWVKYSYTNLMYTTISHVIKIITGKWLRDVLKELIWVPLDMDSTLFDLQDASHAPNQLASGYYWDIKEGKYGEVPFINVTQLSGAGAIFSNVLDFAKWVKCLLHEAAPFFKEVHRDIKSSRMIEPTQLDEPSDMVTYGLGWHHSLFKGHVIYTHSGGVHIYGAQVYWLPSIRYGVVAFANTVLTSNAVEEILTWNLIQDRLKIPENERSDVKSKSDTPSTVLRNVY